The genomic region CATTGGTCAAAGATAGAGATAATACCACCCCAATCTCACTCTACTGGTTGAACCTTGTCAGTCTGGTCAGATGCTCAAACAATAAAGGTCACTGTATTAATGCATTTTGGGGGTAATTGGCATTCAAGAATTTTTTTACTGATGCTACcaaattaatttaatgtatacAAATCATATATGTTAACAGTGAACATTGCAACAATTGTAAACTATTTGCATAATAAAGAAAGCTCAatgtaataatacaaattaaataaaaaatggtgGAAAACCCACCGTACCTAGTGAGCAGGCCTGTGCCGAGCCAGGGGTGCAGGAATTTATACGAGTATGACTTGTCAAGGTGTCTGGAATTACTGAGGACCACCTGATGGGAAAACATAGGTATGAGAATGACCAGGAAACTGTGGGGAAAACATTATTATACACCTCAAAAATAAAATGGAGAGGATAACATTTCATAAATAGGCACCTCAATATTCTCTGCATGATACAAGACCAGGAAGGGGACTGGACCCACCCACACCTTTGCTAGAGGAAGGTGTCTGTTTTCATTTGTGCTCTCAATAATCTGGTTGAAAAAATCTTTAACAGAAACACacttttataattttacagttaaattatcaTTGTTAATTAATGGCAACAAGAGTGGATGCTAGTCAAAAAGATAACAATCCCTTACCGCCTGCATTGGTTTTAAACTGCAGTGCATTGCCAATGATTGGATAAGCACCTGGCATTCCTGGAATTGGTCTCATTTCATTCCATTTTCCTATATAATTTTTAAGTGGATGATATGTGGTAGATGCCAAAAGAAGTAGAAGAACGGCTGTAAATATAATCCCCAGGATGTACAATCCAAAAAGGACGCCCATTTTGTTGGGATTAAGCTCGTCGTAACTAATGCTCTGAATGAGGAGCACAGACTGCTTCACAGTGAACTTCAGACTTACACCGTAACTATTTTACTCTTAGTACaaacagagtgagagagagagagagagagagagagagagaaaagcacTCCTGGGTTAATCAAACAGATGGAGTTATGATACATAACTGGGACACGTGCAGGTTATCTGTGGGTAAAGTGCCTTCTGCTAAAACATTAACAGACAGCAGAACTAATGCAGCAATACTATGATCTGGCATACTGATGggctttttgtgtgtgtctgtgtgttgtgGTTTACTATCCCAAATTCAGCAGTCTTTATCCCATGGAAGGGGTCTGCCAAGTCTTTTGTTTAAGATAGAAAAGCACCTTTTATCCTCATGCTTTATCAAAAAACAATATCAGTGCAACATTATTAACAATATTATTTGTGAAAGtgaatgaattaaaaaagaATCTATGGTGATAGCTGTGATATATTACTGAACAATTGCCAGTTTATACATAACAGTTTTATTGCAAATGACCACCAAGGAGGAGAAGTCTCAATGAAATGATGAACCGAACAGTCTGGTAGGTTAAATCAGTATTATCAAccatcactgtaaaaaaaatattaaggctatgcattgttatattttaataaatatgttgGCCTCACACATAAGTTTAagcttaagttaaaaaaaaatacttaaacttTACATATGCTTTAACTTGCATTAACAAAACATGTTTGGCACTCATTCTTCGAAATTgtaaaacaaagaaaagcaACACGGATGCATGAGTTAATTTGTCTTGTTAGCTTCAGATTGTTCTCCAGGCCATTGTGGATATCCAAAAATCCAGTTAATGGATCTAAATCCATAATCTGAAGGCACTGCATGTGACAATTTGTAACTGGACATATTGTGACATACCATGCAATGAATCACCCGTTTTGCATTCATCATGTCTGCCCCGTTAAGCTCTTTCTTTTAATTACAAAATGAACTCCCCTGCTATGGCATGACAGGCTGAAATTTCTTCCTCACATGCAATGGAAACCGGCTCAACTGTTTCCGATGAATCTGGCCACCTGAAAGCAGAATGTATTGGTTGTTTACTCAAACATAAAGAAATATTTTCATTATGTGAACCTCTTCTCTACTAGGACTCGGCCTTATAGAAAGTCATAATTAATCTCCAGTGTCCCAAAAGATAAATAATCTCTATATTTTacaaaacactcacacacattccTGTTAATTAAAGCCCCTTTTGTCATTGGTTATTTTTCTGGTTCATTCATTTGTTGAGTCTACACAGCATATGCCATATAGACTGAACAGTTAATTAGTTCAGGCTTTaaagatatatttaaaaaaaaacatcaacaaagagcaatacatttaaataaggTAACACtaactcagaaaaaaaggttcaacagggttctatatagaaccctagGGTTTTTGACTCAATTTTAaaatgcccctattatgcttttttgaatattacctttcatgcagtgtgtagtatagcttcttgtgaatgtaaaatgtctgcaaagttttaaagatcaaaGTGCACCACAAATAAAGTCATTGTTCCATAAAGAAAGAATCGATACTCAACACCAGATATGATACTTAACACCAATTCCAGTCTTTCTCATCTTCGAACAAGCCATTGTCAGACTTTTTAAGAAATTGGGTGGAGTGCTATGTAtataatgacaatattttagtattttttgaCATTGGATGCATTTTAACCTATagtaggagacctccaaaacaaaattaggacctgttaaaagtgcactatgcaacttaaaaaaattaaagcaccAGTTTTTCAATAACGGAATAATTTGTGAGGGTAAAAggcatatttaatattataataaactgACTTTAACATTTGTTTATATGACATGGTTATTCAGATGGTAGATATCATAAAGAGATAATCATcatatttataacaaaaatatgataaatataatacaaatatatttagttgtaaatataatacaaatatatttatacaaaaaCTTAATTAAAGTATAATGGAATCTCATTTAGTGCTTTCAGATTCTTTATTAAaacaaattgtatttttaaaatgtttttatattaacatattttaatatttatttaatgaattatataatattaattattcaCAGTAATGAAATATtgtattaatcaaaataaacagaaaatacttCAAACTTTgctaaagagattttttttgcacTAGTACATGAACTGAGAcatgattaaaaaaactaatttttcTTAAGGTGTGCTTTTAGCCCCATTGTACTCTAATactcatttatatttataatagccTTTATTGCCTATTTTAATTGTGTATTAATATGGTCttaataaaataacataaatatgaCGTATGTTATGGATACTAGTATTAACTCATAAAGTTATATTAACtcataaagaaaaatattttacaggCGTTAAAGAGTGACCAACTTTCTGCTAAATATTCTACAGTAGTCTACTATATGATAATATACACACTGGGATGCTCGAGCTTTAAACCCATGTTTGCAATGTTAAAACAAACTACCAAATTAAATTTTGCAGATCAACCACTGTCTGTAATGTCGATTGTAGTTTGTAATCTACCTGTTAATGGGACGACATTCTGGAACTGCTGTCTCCACAGAAAGCGTGCACTTCTACAAACTTTGAGCGATGCTGTGGAGCGAGCGGGAAAACACGGAACAGATAAGCGGAATTAGTGGATTTTTAGCGGAATAGAACGCTTTTATGGGAATCCTCTGGGGGTGAGGGAGGGAAAGTGGGCAAGAGGGGCACCTTAGCCGATGAGGGCAAAGGAGCAGTGGCTCTAGCCACCGGGGCACCCCCCTGTGCATGGCCCTGAGTATGAAGTAACGTAGCTCTGTTCatcatattagatatatttgagtgtgttgaaaataaTGTTACGACGTTACTCCCTGCGTtcgctcagtggctgctgtgacacttgttcacactgttaagagtaaagcgcttctgccaaataaaaccagaaaccgagggtaatgcagatatgacgaAATTGACAGGCAAATCCCTGACTTTATGTTGAGACGTCCTAgctccttagttaaaatagcaattttcttccaatttacaaatagttggaaacatttaagatattgtaagtactcaactgaacaaaatatataacactggcctattgttttttggatattttactgcaaaaaatacaacatagtgcacctttaaaagagCACTGTGAtcattttagcggcatctagtggcGAGGTTTCTGAATTGCAACTGCCCACCTCTCCCCTacctttcgaagcacatagaaaagctacggtggctgacacaggacagaCATGTCGTTTTCTGACAgcagacagcagagagtagttAGCGCTTGgcagagcagtttgtccatttagggctactgaAATGGCCCGttctaaattaataaaaacataataggTCATTATGTATGGTGTATGtttacaccactgaaaacatagttctgtcaatagatcctcataaatattacacaccgcacctttaaaatagcataataggggttCTATATATTGTTCTATATATTAAGCGCCTGTCAAAACCCTTTAaggttttatttagaaccttttcttctaagattGTTACAATAGTGTAATTGCATTACTTTTATATTAGATTAAATAATAAGCCGGGTACCACACTGACCAACAGAGCCGAGCAGGGGCATGTTTCCTCCTTCCCCATCAGCAGAGGGCAGACGCCTCCTGCTAGGTGTGGCACACTCCAAGAACCCACTAGCTGTAGAGCTGGTGATACCCATACTGAAGCCTGTCACACCCATAGGTGTGCTCTCACCTAAGCATACAGAAAAAGCTTTCATTGTCATCTTGCTTTTCTgaaattacttatttttatgaattaaatcGTAGAGTGCAAAGTCATAGTGTGCTTGTGCTGTTCTTCATGCCACTGGCTAAATCAGCCACCTGCTTTGTAAAAGTGACGCACCTTTGCCAAGCCCTCGACTTGTCCTCATGTTACAGGCAAAATCCATAGGTGTGAAGGACCTTTTCATAGGGGTGTCAGACTGCAGAACAAAAACATGGCATGAGTTACATCTAACAATAGACTCCACCGTATTTCCCTCATATTTCAAGCACTGTTACCACAGCAGTGTCTGAATCAGGAAAGTATCTATATCACTTCTTGTAGGATGTGGTCTCTTGTTTCTACAAGGTTGTATAGAAATGCAGTTTTGGTATTTGGTTTTGTTCCACATTAAACTGCAGGTTACCTATAGCTACAGTATAACTGCCTAACATCTGATACCACAACAATAACTAATCCTGACATTTGCATGTACGCTGTCAAGACTGTCACATACTTCTGTTTAATGTATGCATTGTCATCTGTTTTTTCAGCTGCGCTATACTTTTGAAATGTATAAAAGTTTGACTGGGTTTAATACTATTCCAGTCAATCCACATTTAATTCAATGTCTTACTTGCCGTgagtatttgtatttaaaaatgtactagCCATTTAAAGTTGCAGTCTATAaagtttttgattaaaaatgatcCCAAATAAATTGAGCAAGAatataaccagccagtgttcaaaatgaTCCCCTTACCTTACCCTAATTCACaacggtaagcttgtaataatgtgttataatttAAATGGAACTGGTATCTTTCAGTGGGAAATATGAGCTTCCACCGTTCGTCTTTGCATCATCACATCATGTCTATgctatatgtatgtatgtggaTGCAGCAGGTGGTGGATTGTTTGTGGCCTATTCTTACAGCAGCTGGAGTGTAATTAAACTTGTCATTTTCATGGCGCCTTGTAATCTAGAAAGTTCAAAATGACAACCATCGTTGAAAACTGATGGCGACAAAGAGGTAAaacttacagactgcagctttaaatttaAGTAAAAATGGTTTTAAAGTAAATCCTACACCAATCTCTTCAACCCCCACGCCCCCAGTGCATATACTGTGCTATGATCATAATTGTACGGAATTACTCTGAATGTATGAGTAGTATTGGGCCGAGACAGAGACTCCAGCATCAGGTTAGGCTCTCTCAATGGTGGGAGATTGTTTACTGCGTGCATGACACTGGTAGCTCCACCTCTTAGGATCCTCCCTCTGAGCTAAGAGATACAGAGAAAGAGTTTTACAGAGAGTCTGCAGTTTTGACTGTGAAATCAAACCAAATCATTGCAGACTGAATAGCCAAACATCTTTAAATACACAGATCGTTTGATATATTTCAGCATATAttttttctaatttaaaaacaatacaaataatgGGGAAGCCATGGCAAAAAGCTGCCCACTGCTCCAGGTGTGTGTGTCCAAGGTTTGCAGTGTGTGCTCCCTACTCACTGCTTTTACTGTGTGCACTAACTTGGATTTgttaaatgcagaggacaaattcTCGTTGCATGAGCATGAGTTGCTGGTCTTCACATCTTGTCACTTAATTAAAATGTAGATATTAGTTTAAGATggtttgaactttctataaaagAGCAAAGGGCAACCATGTTTACTGTTTCTAATGTCATGTCAACCTTTCACCCATTGGAAAAAATACTGCTATCTCTGTTTACAGAGATCAAAGTCctcatttttttcaggattcttaaTGAATATCATTTATTACAAATGGAAATATTTTGAAACTTGATTAAGGTCTGTACTGTCCCTTTTGATCAATTTCAAAGTCCTTgcttaataaatgtatatatttttctgaatccaaacatttgaatggtaaTGTATGTATGTGAAATATCCATATGTTCTTTTCTAGcaaataaattaatgataaATTGCCATTGCGGGCTgactgagtaaaaaaaaaatcaaaggtAGTGGTAATTGCATGAATCTTTTCAAATAAGGCAGCTCAATAGTCTGCAGGCCACAGTGACACCAGTGTGGCTTGTTACCTGCACAAGTCTGGAAATAGGTGCGTAGTATTCTTGCTCTGGAGACTCAGAGTGTATCTGAGGAAGCCTGTGATTTTGAACAGCACTCACTGGAGGAGACGGCAGGCTTTCATTCACAGTGGATCTGCGAGAAACAAACCCAAGAAAACATACTAACTCTAATTAGCAATCTGCATGTTTACTCATGCCTGATACCCCtgcatgagctcaaggctactTCTATGATTTTTCCAAGTGATGACAAGGTTAAAAGTGTTACAATTAATAAGGTTCAATGCAGCTTGAGGGACCAATTTAACAAGCACTTTTAAAAAGAGTCTGCATTACATTCTCAGCCTGGTATAACTCAACCCCAGTAGACTTTGCATTGAATAATCGTCTGCCAAATATTTTGAAAGAGTTGCATCATGCAtaaagttgttgctgcagcaGAACCTGACATATAACATTCTTTACGTAAAACTTGTGAGGATGTAGATCAGTGCATGCagaggtatagttcacccaaaaaaagattctcagagaaacacaaaagatatttcACTCCATGTAATTGCAATAAATGGTAACTGGGGCTTTCAAGCTTAAAAAATGCTACCATGCAACCTTAAAATGACCATAAAAGCAGCCTATTTGTCTTGTGCGCTATATTCCAAGTGTTTTAAAGCCATATATAAGGTAGTTTTTAATTATGAAAACTGGATTTGTTAACAAATCATTCAGACAATTTGGTGGGGGGGTAACCAGGCACTCAAATGAGATCGCTCTTTTAAAGCTCTCCGTTTATATTCCGCTGAAGAAACAAATGTATAAAGCTTtggaacatgagggtgagtacatttttcgatgaactatccctttaagaatgtATGCTGAGCTTACAGTCTAGTTCCTCGTAAGAGTTGGCTTCCGTTTCCCATGAGGTTGTGGTACATCCGAACCCTGCCACTCAGTCTGGGGAGTCTGCGCTGGGCTGTTGGTTTCTGCATGAGTATGCTGGACCCTCTGAGAGCCTGGGTCTTCTCACACATCAACAAGCTTGGTGCATCATCTGAGTCATATCTAGGAGAAGCCAAGACAGATCAAGTTGTAAATCTTAACTTGTTTTCATGTTGATTTATCTCTAGTTAATATACTTCTTAATTCTGTTCCTTATTAAATGGCAACAGTTACTTCGGGATAGCAATAGAAAactgtttagtttagtttttgtaGTGTTAGATATAAACTTTCCAAACTCCAAAAGACTTACAGGGCTCTATCGCTAAATCCCTGATGTCTCTGTTGCAGTGGCTTTGCTTGGATAGTCATAACACCATTTAAATTAATCTTGTAGGCACTTGAGTCCTGATAAAAGAAATGACATATTCATAACATGAGAACATACTGTAACAGACATTATCTCAACATTACAGCAAAAGTGCATGTTTCTCGTAGGTTGTCACCTGTACATTATTGCTGCATGTTGACAGGAATGTGTTTCTGCTACTAGAACCTCTGGACAACAGAAGGTGAGGTCCTTTAACAGGGATCTGAGGTGAAGGCACTCGACTGGAGCTCTCTAATGTTCTCCTCTGTGTTGCTCCATCTGATGCCAAAAGAACATTAGGAATTGGGGGAAATCTCCAACAATGCACTTAACTGCTGGCAAATTAGCAACAGAATTTCCTTTTATTACTCCAAATGCCACAGAGTATAGCACAAACTCACATAGGGTCAAATGCAGTTCATTCTGCTGATGCCATAAGGATCCTACATCATTGAGATTTTATCAttgatcattattattatttgttttttacatatttaCCATATCATGATTTtcacaaatatattaagcaaGGGGTGACCAAATGTCATGTTTTCCCAGGACATGTCCTGTTTTCAAGTCCTGTCCTGTCTCCaatataacaattttctatccatacagagggggcatactttaaatgtattgaaattaataaggaATATGTGTGTGCACTTCTTCGAGTATCATTTGATTATCTCATTGCTGGGCAGAGTGTCCTGGTTTTTGGTAATGAAAATATGGTCACCCTATATCAagcagcacaacttttttcaacattgtaataataagaagaaaatgtttcttgagcatcaaatcagcatagaaggatttctgaaggatcatgtcagactgaagactggagtaatgatgctgaaaattcatctttgtcatcacaaaaataaattccatttttaaatatattaatacatttatatatttgaatattagtatatttttaattatagatacagtgcagccttggtaagcataagacacttctttcaaaaatattaaaaactaactgaccccaaacttttgaacagtagggTACATATATGGACTAAAAGCCACAAAACTCCATTTCCATTTCCAGGGGGTCTTTATGCATTAATTCTTCGCCCACCCAAGATCTATCGATCACAAATGCACCGTTGGCTAATTCTATTAAGTTGGTTTCAGTAATTCAGACACACCCAGGAGCTGTTTCTCCCAGTACTTATGTAAGAGTTCCTCCAGAAGACCCACCACCTCCCTCCATACGTCATCAAACATCTCATCTGCAACTGCATCACGGATGCATGCGTGAGGGGATACTGGTGGGACTCCACCCCTAGGGGCCACGCATGAAGATTTTCTCTGATCCAACTCCTCATCCTCCCTACAGTCAAAAGAATTACACAAGAGCTGCAATAAATTATTCCCTTCCAACAGGATGCCTTAAAACGGGTGCACACTATTAACAGTCCATTAATGGTAAATAAAACTGCAGATAACGTGATGTAAGCCTGTATAGCATTTGTTGAATTAAGATGTCTAGTTACTAAATACCTATTGAAATgcacaaaaaagtatttttgatTCAATGGAATCAAAATAGTGTAAGGTAGGCTGGGGCTAGATTTGTGATGTCTATTGTaattacagtaaaaatatatatatatactcaaatTGCGTTTGCTGTTTTTAACTCATTGCCAAATTTCAGTATTATCCTATTTTGAGGTAAAGGTTCAATATTAAGAATTCAAGCAATatagatataaagtcgcaattgcgtgcagtcagaattgtgactatatcacgcaattgcgactttaactcgcaattgtgaaataaaaagtcagaattgttactTTACAACTCgcatttgtgagaaaaaaaagtaaagccgcaattactctttttatttttatttagtggcgaaAACAGGCTTCCATATATACATGAAGTATGAACCTTGGAAAAATTATCTGATTAGGCAGTAAAAGACAACTTTAGACAACATACATTTCTTTTCCATCATAAGCAAAAAACTCCTCTATGCTGCCCTCTGTTTCATACACCTCCTCTTCCTCAGTGAGGTAGAGTGACTGCTCGAAGAGAGGAGAGCTGGGGCTCTGGACAGACTGCTCACACCAAAGGCCTGGGGCCAGACTGCGACCTGCTACATACAGCCTGCaggcagaaagagagagaaatgagGGAGGAAGCAAATTGTTGCCACAGCCAGGCCAGACTGATAAATGCATTGCCGGTGGACATGTTCAGTGCAGTGTCTTCAGAACATATTGCATATTTTTAATCAGGTGAGAGGCCTCATCCTTAAGGGTTGGTTTTATGTGTTATATCAAATGTATAATGTATGATAGGTCTCGGTGCATTTTTCAAAACAATAGATAAGTGCAGTCAAGCAAAAAGAAAGAGCTAAACCCAGAAACCAATCAATAGAGTGAACTCATTAATCAAGAGATAAAGGactccccccaaaaaataaaataacaaattgtAAGATAAGATTGACTTTAAAACTGCAGGTGTAACTCACccttggcccaccctttgcagcttaaactcttctgggaagaatatccacaaggtttagggctgtttttaagggaatttttgactattcttctagaagtgcatttgtgaggtcaggcactgatgttgaagTTCTGTCTCctctctaattcatcccaaagttGTTACATatattgggttgaggtcaggactctttgcaggccagtcaagttccccaacaccaaactcgcttatccatgtctttatggaccttgagTTGTGCAGTGGTgaagtcatgttggaacaggaaggagcCATCTCCAAAtggttcccacaaagttgggagcatgaaattatccaaaatttcttggtatgctgaagcattaagagttccttttacTGGAAAAACAACCCCAGACCCTGATAATCCCTCCTTCACCAAACTTAACACTTGGCATAATGCTTTTAGGTAAGTACTGTTCTTCTGACCACCAAACAtagactcgtccatcggattgccagacagagaagcattattcgtcactccagagaacatgtatACATAGATGGCCACCTATGAAGGTATCGCTCTCATAAGGcacctataataataataataataataataattctttgcatttatacagcgcttttctagacactcaAAGCGCTTAAAATatggaagggggaatctcctcaaccaccaccaatatgcagcacccacctggatgatacgatggcagccatattgcgccagaatgcccaccacacaccagcttattggtggagaggagactgagtgattaagccaatcattatatggggattattaggaggccatgttgaacagaggccaatgggcaaatttggccaggatgccggggttacacccctattctttatcaaaggacatcctgggatttttaatgatcacagagagtcaggacctcggtttaacgt from Pseudorasbora parva isolate DD20220531a chromosome 11, ASM2467924v1, whole genome shotgun sequence harbors:
- the fam149a gene encoding protein FAM149A, with the translated sequence MQVTAERSEPSSGSTGTKYQHGFQDRIYLCGFDKSPLDPEQTLQWKRIRRAQDNMSPVRESDDSLKKKLLNEPSKSINTVPAPFTRSVNRVSNSGLSISSCDQSSASGTTPVSHLPSRSGSPGTGPGLSTEHSSICSWRYDEFERANTQRVHQLFNSVDELLYEGRVSSRSESLQEECEEWNRHTPHLRILGNQLEPPKQEGVQYICRRESSDRTSSFCTPTCLDKREDHSELYVAGRSLAPGLWCEQSVQSPSSPLFEQSLYLTEEEEVYETEGSIEEFFAYDGKEMEDEELDQRKSSCVAPRGGVPPVSPHACIRDAVADEMFDDVWREVVGLLEELLHKYWEKQLLDGATQRRTLESSSRVPSPQIPVKGPHLLLSRGSSSRNTFLSTCSNNVQDSSAYKINLNGVMTIQAKPLQQRHQGFSDRALYDSDDAPSLLMCEKTQALRGSSILMQKPTAQRRLPRLSGRVRMYHNLMGNGSQLLRGTRLSTVNESLPSPPVSAVQNHRLPQIHSESPEQEYYAPISRLVQLRGRILRGGATSVMHAVNNLPPLREPNLMLESLSRPNTTHTFRSDTPMKRSFTPMDFACNMRTSRGLGKGESTPMGVTGFSMGITSSTASGFLECATPSRRRLPSADGEGGNMPLLGSVGGQIHRKQLSRFPLHVRKKFQPVMP